The region CTGGCCGAGGGCATGGCCGGCTTCACCATCGAGAAGGTCGCGGCCATCGCCGGGGCCAGCCGGATGACGATCTACAAGTGGTGGCCGTCCAGGGGGGCGCTCGCGCTGGACGGCTATTTCACCGTCGTCGCACCCACCTTGGCGTTCCCGGACACCGGCGACATCGTCGCCGACCTGACCAACCAGCTCGTCGCCTTCGTCCACCTCGTGCGGGACACCTCCGCCGGACGGGTCATCAGTCAACTCATCGGGCAGGCACAGACCGACCCGGAGTTGGCCGCCGCCTACCGGGAGCGTTACTCCGGCCCCCGGCGGGCCCTCGCCGTCGAAACCCTCACCCGGGCCGTGGCCCGCGGGCAGCTACGGGCCGACATCGATCCCGAATCCGTCGTCGACCAGCTCTGGGGCGCCTGCTACCACCGCCTTCTCATCCCCGACCTGCCGCTCACCGACGACTTCGCCCGCACCCTGGTCGACAACCTCATCCGCGGACTGCGCTGACCGGCCAGCGGTCACGACCCGGGGCCACGCCACGGATCGACCGGACCGCACAAGCTCCTGCCCGGGAACCCCGCGGTGGGGTCAGTCCCCTTGACTCCCCGCGGGCCCCTCCCCCGGGTCGGGCGGGCACCGACGCTCGAGCAGCTCGACGAAGCGGCGCGTGGCGGGGCTGATCGCCTCCCCGGTGGGGAACACGAAGTCCAGGCGGCGCTCCATCCGCACGTCGGCGAGCGGGATCAGCCGGATGCC is a window of Micromonospora sp. WMMD961 DNA encoding:
- a CDS encoding TetR/AcrR family transcriptional regulator, whose product is MTQLTPDPSTQPRRGRGRRNADQVRAEILTAAGGLLLAEGMAGFTIEKVAAIAGASRMTIYKWWPSRGALALDGYFTVVAPTLAFPDTGDIVADLTNQLVAFVHLVRDTSAGRVISQLIGQAQTDPELAAAYRERYSGPRRALAVETLTRAVARGQLRADIDPESVVDQLWGACYHRLLIPDLPLTDDFARTLVDNLIRGLR